Part of the Dermatophilus congolensis genome is shown below.
TGCCTGGATGAGGATCAGCATGGAACCGCCCGAAGGTAAGCAACATGCGCATCAAGGCATCGACATAACGTCGTCCTGCACGGTCAGGATCAATACCCGCTGCGCGCATGGATTCAAGATCATCAAGCCGAATACCGCCAACTATCCGCTCTTGGGTGAGCACGTCAGCGGTGGTCAAATCGCGGTACACAGCTGGAATAGCTATCGCTTCATCACTAGCAAAGCGGGAACGCATTTCTTCGCAGTTGGAGGCTTCGGTTCGGAAATCAAGTTCGGCGCGCAAGGTGGCGGCGAAGGTTTGCATTGTCTCGATAACACCGAGTTCTTCGAGTTGAGGACGCGCCCGGCACATCGCTTTAACTAGTCGTTCCATCAGTTCCAGATCAATATGCACATTCTCGAGCACCCCTGGTTTGCGGACTTTGACAACAACCTCACGCCCGTCACTAGTAGTAGCGGGGTGAACTTGACCAACGGAAGCCGACCCCAGCGGCACGGGGTCGATGTGGCGGAAAAGAGCACTCGGATCGGCCCCTAAAGAGGTAGCTATCGTGGCGCGGATATCAGCAAAAGGCGCTGGGGCAGTGTGGTCGGTGAGGGCTTCGAGTGCGTCGCAGTATTCGGCGGGAATGAGATCACGGCGGGTTGCAAGGGTCTGCCCCAGCTTTATCCAAGCGGTACCGAGTTCAGTGAGGGTACTGACCAGGACTTCAGGACGGGTATTTTCAACTGCGCGAATACTGGCGTCGCTACGAGGTGGGTCGCTGGGGTGTCGAGAAAGCCCAGCACTGTCGGCTAAGGCACGCAGTCCGTTGCGGGCGAGTATTTCTCCTACTTCACGCGACCGGGCGAGTCCGCGTTTCACCGCCACCTCCATGCGTTCGTATGCGTACTTCCCTGTTACATCTCCTTCTTGTTTACATGTCTTGGCGAGGATGAAGGCATGTGAGTGGGCCTATCAGCCTGTTTCGACTGGTGCCGTGAGGATCTGGGCTGACGGGACGGGACGGCCGTAAAAGAACCCTTGAACGCGGGGGCAACCGAGCTGGGCGAGGGCCTGGGATTGTTCAGGGGTTTCGATGCCTTCGGCGGTGACGCGGTTGATTCCTACGCTGGCAACCAGGTCAAGCACTGCTTTGACGCGTGCAGGGGCGGCAGGGTCGTCATCAAGACGTTTAACGAGGGATCGGTCAAGTTTGACACCATCAATCGGCAAGTTCAGCAGCGTAGTGATTGATGCGTATCCAGTGCCGAAGTCATCCAGACTGAGGGCCAGGCCTGCCTGACGGAGGCGGTGGAGCGTATCAAGAGCAGGCGAGTCGTCGTCGACGAGCATAGATTCGGTGATTTCCAGGACAATCCGACAAGGGCTAAGACGCACCTGGTCGAGAGTTTCTAGAACGGTGTCAACGAAGTTGGCTTGGAGGAGTTGAGCGACAGAAACATTGACGGAGAGGGAAACATCTTCTAGCCCTAATGCACTGATTAGGTCACTGAATTCGGCGGCAGATTTGCGGAGTATTAGGTCGCCGAGATCGCAGATAAGGCCAAGTTCTTCGGCCAGAGGGATGAATTCATTGGGCGGAATGGGACCTAGTGTGGGGTGCTGCCAGCGGGCAAGAGCTTCCCAGCCAGCTAGTTCGCTGTAGTTGTTCCCGCGAAAGATGGGTTGGAATGCTACGGAGAGCGCGTTACGACTCAAGGCCTCGCGCAAAGCCTCGGACATCACGGCTCGTTTGACGGCTTGCTCTTTAAGGACGCTGTCGTAAAGGGTGCATGTACCTCGGCCGGTGGCTTTGGCTCGGTGTAGAGCTAAGTCGGCGTTACTAAGCAGCTCGGCGGCAGTGTGCTGTTCGTGGGGGCAGGCCAAGGCAATCCCCATGGAAGCGGTGACAGTGTGGCCGCGGCGGGCGCCAATGGCGACGGGGGCGCTAAACAAGGCTTGCAGCTTGGCGGCGAGGGCAAGCGCTTCTGCTTCGTCGGTGACTTCGGTGACGAGTGCGAATTCGTCTCCGCCGTGGCGGGCGACGGTGTCTTCTGGTCCGGTCGCTTCGCGCATTCCGGCGGCGAG
Proteins encoded:
- a CDS encoding ABC1 kinase family protein; translated protein: MKRGLARSREVGEILARNGLRALADSAGLSRHPSDPPRSDASIRAVENTRPEVLVSTLTELGTAWIKLGQTLATRRDLIPAEYCDALEALTDHTAPAPFADIRATIATSLGADPSALFRHIDPVPLGSASVGQVHPATTSDGREVVVKVRKPGVLENVHIDLELMERLVKAMCRARPQLEELGVIETMQTFAATLRAELDFRTEASNCEEMRSRFASDEAIAIPAVYRDLTTADVLTQERIVGGIRLDDLESMRAAGIDPDRAGRRYVDALMRMLLTFGRFHADPHPGNVYVHLDGHLTFIDWGMVGHVDTATRRALLRLIAGFAIPHEGLLISALLDLATPRRHLDRPKLRRDVGELVHILRSTTLSELSAAEVGGLITRIVRAHRLRLDPSIPVALRAMSVAEGLVRRLSPHLSLPDLAAVQAREAFGADMRPEQLRQIATDLLGDAMVFAHDLPARVSRVLDVIESGESEVTVAGDSLQKMRRQRDRDTRRLVGGMLASSGIIAGSIVWSAWYRARK